The genomic stretch CGATCCTGACCGTCATCACAGCGCTAGAGGTTGCGACTTACTACATTGACATCGGCAGCATGCTTGTCTGGGTGCTGCTGATCCTGTCAGCGCTGAAGTTCGGTATCGTCATCGGGTATTACATGCACCTGAAGTTCGATAACCGCCTCTTCACCTTCCTGTTCTTGTTTGGGGTCGTGACGGCGCTCTGTATCGTCGTCGCATTCCTGGCCTTGTTTGATCGCCTCTGGTAGTGACACAGTTACGCGGGGAGAGCTCTTTTCTCCCCGCGTTTCTGTTCGTCACGTATACACGTCCTCCTGAGCGGCAGCTCGCCGGACGTCCTTCATGGTGATGTGCGAATGCTCCTGCCTGTCCTCGCCGCAACTACCCCGTTCTCTTTCTGGAGTTGGTCGTTTGATCCTGGAGTCATCTTCGGGGTCTACATCGCCGGCTGGCTGTATTACCGGGCGATCGGGTCGCGCAGGACGCGATGGTTCTCCGCATCTGCGCCGGTCGAGCGTCGCCAGATCATCTGCTTCTACTCCGGACTGGCAGCGGTTGTCCTTGCACTGATCTCACCACTCGGCGTGCTCGCCGACGATTACCTCCTGACTGCGCACATGATCCAGCACCTGCTCATCACGATCGTCGTGCCGGTGCTGATCTATGCCGGAATCCCCGGCTGGATGTATGAGCCGGCGCGGCGGAGAGTGCGTGTCTGGCGTGTCTGGCGCTTGCTGACACATCCACTCATCTCGTTCTTCCTGTTTCAGATCCCTTTCTCGCTCGCTCACGCGCCGATCTTTTATGACCTGACGTTGCGCTATCAGCCGGTTCATATTGCTGAACACATGTGGTTCCTCGCCAGTTCATTTCTGATCTGGTGGCCGATCATGGCCCCATCGCGGGAAGATGGAAAGCTACCGCCGATCCTCGCGGTGGTCTTCCTGTTCTTCCAGACGATTCCCGGTCAGCTCGTTGGCGCCCTGATTACGATGGCCGATACTCCGCTCTATGACGAGTACGCCAGGGCCGTGCGGACCTTTGGCATGTCGGTCATGTCAGACCAGCAGGCCGGTGGCCTGATTATGTGGATCGGCACCGGCACGCTCTATCTCGGGGCGCTGACCTATATCTTCTTCCGCTGGGTCAGAGAATCCGAAGCCAGCGAGCGCTTCGTCGGCTCGGCCCAAAGCAGCACGAGCAAGTCCCCGCCGATCCGTTCGTAGGGCCAGGCCCCGGCGTGATCGCCGCCGTGACGCGCCACTCTGCGTTCTGGATGATGACGTGCGGCACGGACGGCCCTGCGTTGGCGCGCCGAACAGCATCCGCGGACATCTGCACGTCAGCCACGGCGCCATCCCCGTAATGCAGGAGCGTATGCGACACGCCTCTGCATTTTGGGGGCGCGCGGTGGGCAATACGCCAAGGTCGCCGTCATCCGACGCGGGATGGTCGCCTCACGGCGAGGACAGGCCGGGTCCTGTCCGTACGAACGATTTGCGCGACTGGTCACTCGGCGGCGCTCTGCACATTCGGCGGCGAGGCGGGCCGTCGTGGGTGGTCGTGAGTCGTTATACTTTGTCTGTGTGACGATGGTGTGTTGGCACTGATGGGTGCCGGCAACCATCCGGGTATGGCTAACCCGATCATCCCGATTTCGATCAACCCGACGATCCGCGTGACTCTCAGAATATGTGGGGAGAGTCTGGTGTCAGAACCGCTCCAGGTCCTGCTGCCGTTGCTCGTGAGCGTCGCCGGGACAGGACTCGTGGCAGGAGCCGGTGCGCTCCGCTCGCGGCTTGCTGCGCCGATTGCCGTTGCGACGGCAATGCTGGCGTTTATAACAACGCTGTTGTCCGAAACGACTTCGGCTGTTTCATATGGTTGGGCCCCTGCGTGGGGTCTGCAGTTGTCACTCTCGACCGATGGACTTGCGCGCCTGTACATGCTACTGGCGACAGGTGTCGGTCTGCTCGTGCTTGTCTATTCATCGGGCTATCTGCCGCTGCACCTGTTACACACAGGTTCGGTGCCGGAACGCGGCCCGCGGTTTTTTGCGCTCATCCTGCTGTTCATGACGGCGATGATGGGTCTGGTGATGTCGCAGGACATCATCCTGTTGATCCTGTTCTGGGATCTGACGGCGATCGCGTCCTATTTCCTGATTGGCTATGACCATCAGCGGCGCGATTCGCGCCGGGCTGCGCTGACCGCGCTGTTGATTACGGTGGCCAGCGCGATCTTCCTGATCGCGGCTGGTGCGTTGCTGATGAGCGAGCTCGGAACGGCCTCGATTCCAGAGATTCTCGAATTTGCTGAGCCCGGCGAGATGACGACCGTGATTGCGGTGATGATCGCGATTGCGGCGCTGGCGAAGAGTGCGCAGGTGCCGCTGCACTTCTGGCTACCGCGTGCGATGGCTGCACCGACGCCCGTGTCGGCCTACCTGCATTCTGCGGCCATGGTCGCGGCTGGAGTCTTCTTGCTGGCGCGCGTCTATCCGCTGCTGACGCTGAGCCCGGGCCTGATGAATAGCCTGATCGTCGTCGGGTTCGCATCGATGGCTGTCGGCGGCGTGATGGCGCTCGCGCAGCACGAGCTCAAGCGGATCCTCGCCTACTCGACGATCGGGCAG from Thermomicrobiales bacterium encodes the following:
- a CDS encoding cytochrome c oxidase assembly protein; the protein is MLLPVLAATTPFSFWSWSFDPGVIFGVYIAGWLYYRAIGSRRTRWFSASAPVERRQIICFYSGLAAVVLALISPLGVLADDYLLTAHMIQHLLITIVVPVLIYAGIPGWMYEPARRRVRVWRVWRLLTHPLISFFLFQIPFSLAHAPIFYDLTLRYQPVHIAEHMWFLASSFLIWWPIMAPSREDGKLPPILAVVFLFFQTIPGQLVGALITMADTPLYDEYARAVRTFGMSVMSDQQAGGLIMWIGTGTLYLGALTYIFFRWVRESEASERFVGSAQSSTSKSPPIRS
- a CDS encoding cytochrome C oxidase subunit IV family protein translates to ILTVITALEVATYYIDIGSMLVWVLLILSALKFGIVIGYYMHLKFDNRLFTFLFLFGVVTALCIVVAFLALFDRLW
- a CDS encoding NADH-quinone oxidoreductase subunit L is translated as MGAGNHPGMANPIIPISINPTIRVTLRICGESLVSEPLQVLLPLLVSVAGTGLVAGAGALRSRLAAPIAVATAMLAFITTLLSETTSAVSYGWAPAWGLQLSLSTDGLARLYMLLATGVGLLVLVYSSGYLPLHLLHTGSVPERGPRFFALILLFMTAMMGLVMSQDIILLILFWDLTAIASYFLIGYDHQRRDSRRAALTALLITVASAIFLIAAGALLMSELGTASIPEILEFAEPGEMTTVIAVMIAIAALAKSAQVPLHFWLPRAMAAPTPVSAYLHSAAMVAAGVFLLARVYPLLTLSPGLMNSLIVVGFASMAVGGVMALAQHELKRILAYSTIGQYGYVVVLLGLGNVAAAEVYVFVHALIKSALFLTAGSVAEATGETRLERLGGLWNRMPWIAVGSGLAAAGLAALPLTGGFFKDEVFFAGAADRGGIVPLLAVAGAALTFTYSWRFWGGIFVGRMVTEPRRVPVVMVAPIVLLGVLVFALGIFPGVAAEIAEDAAAASTRAPLTMHLAYHFNLEAPNVMAIATWAVGLVLVATSARWAFIPRRIARASRHVGPDRIGAWIISELNSLSRRMHAYEVQTLQQRIGTIFVAAAIVVGVTILFAPPWPSYRVGRFPIDEW